Proteins encoded within one genomic window of Cucumis sativus cultivar 9930 chromosome 3, Cucumber_9930_V3, whole genome shotgun sequence:
- the LOC101205415 gene encoding CASP-like protein 4B1, giving the protein MSNPEDSAPTQQNVSPPSTPPAAESKSQSPPASSFGVSEIVSRWRREDVLKRRALALRGFAFIFSLLAFVIMASNKHGDWKDFDKYEEFRYVLAIEILSTLYTGAQVLRQFHELSTGKSVILPQKSVFIDFIGDQSLAYLQMSAASSAVPMTNRMREGSDSSFTDSLAASVTMSFFAFLSLALSSTISGYKLSTHSYI; this is encoded by the exons ATGTCAAATCCCGAAGACTCTGCACCGACGCAACAGAATGTGTCGCCACCGTCTACCCCTCCGGCGGCCGAATCGAAAAGCCAAAGTCCACCAGCAAGCAGTTTCGGGGTGTCGGAGATCGTGAGCCGGTGGCGGAGGGAGGATGTATTAAAACGACGCGCTTTGGCTCTGAGAGGATTTGCGTTTATCTTTTCTTTGCTTGCTTTCGTTATTATGGCTAGCAATAAACATGGGGATTGGAAAGATTTCGACAAGTACGAAGAATTCAG GTACGTGTTGGCAATTGAAATTCTGTCGACTTTGTACACGGGGGCCCAAGTTTTGCGGCAATTTCACGAACTTTCAACTGGGAAATCTGTGATTCTACCCCAAAAATCTGTCTTTATCGACTTTATTGGAGATCAG AGTTTGGCGTATTTGCAAATGTCGGCGGCATCTTCAGCAGTTCCGATGACAAACAGAATGAGAGAAGGCTCTGATTCTTCTTTTACTGATTCATTGGCTGCTTCTGTTACTATGTCTTTTTTTGCCTTCTTGTCTTTGGCTCTATCCTCTACCATTTCTGGATACAAACTCTCTACtcattcttatatttaa
- the WRKY23 gene encoding probable WRKY transcription factor 26 isoform X1: MSNINQTINTLAGGSSDNRTNNFAMEVPKFKSFQPPPFPMSPSSYLSSFSSGLSPTEILNSPLLFSFGVFPSPTTGALNLRNDYEEVDQQEMKGDVKNYSVSAYNPQTGSSVSSYFQSSSSNLTLLQNPSGLSCDESGAKSEFVNTEMAAAESKQNSQLAIYNREQQKSENDGYNWRKYGQKQVKGSENPRSYYKCTFPSCPTKKKVERSLDGQITEIVYKGTHNHAKPQPTRRSSNSGVYDPSAAETGVLQEDCSVSVGEEEFEPNSPFSNSIEDNENEPEAKRWKGENENEGYCGGGSRTVKEPRIVVQTTSEIDILPDGYRWRKYGQKVVKGNPNPRSYYKCTSLGCPVRKHIERAANDMRAVITTYEGKHNHEVPAARGSGGGGYNTINRPIPTNIPMALRPLSSVTSHSFPANFPAAFRPGNLGMSETGTQASSFPFQTSHGVLPSFQVSGFGSAAKEEVRDDTYFINSFLS, translated from the exons ATGAGTAACATAAACCAAACAATAAATACACTCGCTGGGGGATCTTCTGACAACAGAACCAATAATTTCGCCATGGAAGTTCCTAAATTCAAGTCTTTTCAACCTCCTCCATTCCCCATGTCTCCTTCTTCTTAcctttcctctttctcttctgGTTTAAGCCCCACTGAGATTCTAAATTCccctcttctcttctcctttgGT GTTTTTCCATCTCCTACTACCGGTGCTTTAAACTTGAGAAATGATTATGAGGAGGTTGACCAACAAGAAATGAAGGGAGATGTTAAAAATTACTCTGTTTCTGCGTATAACCCACAAACAGGATCCTCTGTTTCGTCTTATTTTCAGTCCTCTTCTTCCAACTTGACTCTACTG cagAATCCAAGCGGTTTGTCGTGTGATGAAAGTGGAGCTAAATCAGAATTTGTTAACACAGAAATGGCGGCAGCTGAATCAAAGCAAAATTCTCAGCTAGCAATTTACAACAGAGAACAACAAAAATCAGAGAACGATGGATATAATTGGAGAAAATATGGGCAAAAACAAGTGAAAGGAAGCGAAAATCCACGAAGCTATTACAAGTGCACGTTTCCAAGTTGcccaacaaagaaaaaagtagaaagaTCATTAGATGGGCAAATTACTGAGATTGTTTATAAGGGAACCCATAATCACGCCAAGCCTCAGCCGACAAGACGCTCCAGTAACTCCGGCGTTTACGATCCATCAGCGGCGGAAACCGGGGTGTTGCAGGAGGATTGTTCGGTGTCGGTGGGGGAGGAGGAATTCGAACCCAATTCGCCGTTTAGCAACTCGATTGAGGACAATGAAAACGAACCGGAAGCTAAGAGATG GAAAGGAGAAAATGAGAATGAGGGATATTGTGGGGGAGGAAGCAGAACAGTGAAAGAGCCAAGAATTGTTGTTCAAACAACAAGTGAAATTGACATACTGCCTGATGGTTACAGATGGAGGAAATACGGACAAAAAGTCGTCAAAGGAAATCCAAATCCCAG GAGCTACTACAAATGCACATCTTTAGGTTGCCCGGTGAGGAAACACATCGAGAGAGCGGCCAACGACATGAGGGCTGTGATCACTACCTACGAAGGCAAACACAACCATGAAGTTCCAGCAGCACGTGGCAGCGGTGGCGGTGGCTACAACACCATCAACAGACCTATACCAACCAACATTCCAATGGCATTGAGGCCATTATCCAGTGTCACCAGCCATTCTTTCCCAGCAAATTTTCCAGCTGCATTCCGGCCAGGAAATTTAGGCATGTCAGAAACAGGAACACAAGCATCATCGTTCCCATTTCAAACATCACATGGAGTGCTTCCAAGTTTCCAAGTTTCGGGATTTGGATCAGCAGCCAAGGAAGAAGTAAGAGACGACACATACTTCATCAACTCATTTCTATCATAg
- the WRKY23 gene encoding probable WRKY transcription factor 26 yields the protein MEVPKFKSFQPPPFPMSPSSYLSSFSSGLSPTEILNSPLLFSFGVFPSPTTGALNLRNDYEEVDQQEMKGDVKNYSVSAYNPQTGSSVSSYFQSSSSNLTLLNPSGLSCDESGAKSEFVNTEMAAAESKQNSQLAIYNREQQKSENDGYNWRKYGQKQVKGSENPRSYYKCTFPSCPTKKKVERSLDGQITEIVYKGTHNHAKPQPTRRSSNSGVYDPSAAETGVLQEDCSVSVGEEEFEPNSPFSNSIEDNENEPEAKRWKGENENEGYCGGGSRTVKEPRIVVQTTSEIDILPDGYRWRKYGQKVVKGNPNPRSYYKCTSLGCPVRKHIERAANDMRAVITTYEGKHNHEVPAARGSGGGGYNTINRPIPTNIPMALRPLSSVTSHSFPANFPAAFRPGNLGMSETGTQASSFPFQTSHGVLPSFQVSGFGSAAKEEVRDDTYFINSFLS from the exons ATGGAAGTTCCTAAATTCAAGTCTTTTCAACCTCCTCCATTCCCCATGTCTCCTTCTTCTTAcctttcctctttctcttctgGTTTAAGCCCCACTGAGATTCTAAATTCccctcttctcttctcctttgGT GTTTTTCCATCTCCTACTACCGGTGCTTTAAACTTGAGAAATGATTATGAGGAGGTTGACCAACAAGAAATGAAGGGAGATGTTAAAAATTACTCTGTTTCTGCGTATAACCCACAAACAGGATCCTCTGTTTCGTCTTATTTTCAGTCCTCTTCTTCCAACTTGACTCTACTG AATCCAAGCGGTTTGTCGTGTGATGAAAGTGGAGCTAAATCAGAATTTGTTAACACAGAAATGGCGGCAGCTGAATCAAAGCAAAATTCTCAGCTAGCAATTTACAACAGAGAACAACAAAAATCAGAGAACGATGGATATAATTGGAGAAAATATGGGCAAAAACAAGTGAAAGGAAGCGAAAATCCACGAAGCTATTACAAGTGCACGTTTCCAAGTTGcccaacaaagaaaaaagtagaaagaTCATTAGATGGGCAAATTACTGAGATTGTTTATAAGGGAACCCATAATCACGCCAAGCCTCAGCCGACAAGACGCTCCAGTAACTCCGGCGTTTACGATCCATCAGCGGCGGAAACCGGGGTGTTGCAGGAGGATTGTTCGGTGTCGGTGGGGGAGGAGGAATTCGAACCCAATTCGCCGTTTAGCAACTCGATTGAGGACAATGAAAACGAACCGGAAGCTAAGAGATG GAAAGGAGAAAATGAGAATGAGGGATATTGTGGGGGAGGAAGCAGAACAGTGAAAGAGCCAAGAATTGTTGTTCAAACAACAAGTGAAATTGACATACTGCCTGATGGTTACAGATGGAGGAAATACGGACAAAAAGTCGTCAAAGGAAATCCAAATCCCAG GAGCTACTACAAATGCACATCTTTAGGTTGCCCGGTGAGGAAACACATCGAGAGAGCGGCCAACGACATGAGGGCTGTGATCACTACCTACGAAGGCAAACACAACCATGAAGTTCCAGCAGCACGTGGCAGCGGTGGCGGTGGCTACAACACCATCAACAGACCTATACCAACCAACATTCCAATGGCATTGAGGCCATTATCCAGTGTCACCAGCCATTCTTTCCCAGCAAATTTTCCAGCTGCATTCCGGCCAGGAAATTTAGGCATGTCAGAAACAGGAACACAAGCATCATCGTTCCCATTTCAAACATCACATGGAGTGCTTCCAAGTTTCCAAGTTTCGGGATTTGGATCAGCAGCCAAGGAAGAAGTAAGAGACGACACATACTTCATCAACTCATTTCTATCATAg
- the LOC101205885 gene encoding F-box/LRR-repeat protein 3 — protein MKRQKFIEHTNPFDLISDEIIFSILDLLTSNPIDLKSFSLTCKSFYYVEAKHRKILKPLRSEHLPSVLQRYTQLTHLDFSLSPRVTDASLVIISKACNSKLRSLDLSRSKFFSATGLLSLATNCTNLVEIDLSNATELRDAAAVALAKAKNLEKLWLGRCKLITDMGIGCIAVGCTKLRFISLKWCMSIGDLGVGLIAVKCEQIRGLDLSYMQITEKCLPSILKLKYLEDLVLEGCFGIDDDCLGVIRYGCKSLKKLDVSSCPNISPTGLSSLTRATTSLQQLTLAYGSPVTLALANSLKNLSMLQSVKLDGCVVTYDGLEAIGNCCASLSDLSLSKCVGVTDEGLISILKKHKDLKKLDITCCRKITDVSISNLTNSCTSLTSLKMESCSLVSREGFILIGRGCHLLEELDLTDNEIDNEGLRSLSRCSKLSILKLGICLNLNDEGLGHIGTCCSKLLELDLYRCAGITDSGLLAIIHGCPDLEMINIAYCRDITDKSFSSLRKCSRLKTIEARGCPLITSFGLAEAVAGCKLLRRLDLKKCCNVDDAGMIPLAHFSQNLRQINLSYSSVTDLGLLSLASLGCLQHLTVLHTNRLTPSGVAAALLANSSLTKVKLHALFQALLPERLLKHLEVRGCTFEWREKIFQAELDPKCWKMQLEDEMQIVF, from the exons ATGAAGAGGCAGAAATTCATTGAACACACAAACCCTTTTGATCTGATTTCTgatgaaatcattttttccATCCTCGACTTACTCACCTCTAATCCAATTGATCTCAAATCCTTCTCCTTAACCTGCAAGTCATTCTACTATGTCGAAGCAAAGCACCGCAAAATCCTCAAACCTCTTCGTTCTGAGCATCTTCCTTCTGTGCTTCAACGTTATACGCAATTAACCCATCTTGATTTTTCCCTCTCCCCTCGCGTCACCGATGCCTCCTTGGTCATCATTTCTAAGGCCTGCAACTCTAAGCTTCGTTCTCTAGACCTTTCCAGGTCTAAATTCTTTTCGGCTACTGGGTTGTTGAGTTTGGCTACGAATTGTACAAATTTGGTGGAAATCGACTTGTCCAACGCAACGGAGCTTAGAGATGCCGCGGCGGTGGCTTTAGCTAAAGCCAAAAATCTTGAGAAGCTGTGGTTGGGGAGGTGTAAATTGATAACGGATATGGGGATTGGGTGTATTGCAGTTGGATGCACCAAATTGAGATTCATTAGCTTAAAGTGGTGTATGAGTATTGGAGATTTGGGGGTCGGTTTGATCGCTGTTAAGTGTGAACAAATTCGTGGTTTGGATCTCTCCTATATGCAG ATCACAGAAAAATGTTTACCATCCATATTAAAGCTCAAGTATCTTGAAGATTTGGTGTTAGAGGGATGCTTTGGCATAGATGATGACTGCCTTGGTGTTATTAGATATGGATGCAAGTCCTTAAAG AAACTTGATGTATCGAGTTGTCCGAATATTAGTCCTACTGGGCTATCTTCCCTGACCCGCGCTACAACATCTTTACAGCAGCTTACATTAGCGTATGGCTCTCCT GTGACTCTTGCTCTGGCTAATAGTTTAAAGAACTTATCCATGTTACAATCAGTCAAATTGGATGGCTGTGTTGTTACTTATGATGGACTTGAAGCCATAGGAAATTGCTGTGCATCACTGAGTGACCTGAGCTTAAGCAAATGTGTTGGTGTGACTGATGAAGGTCTCATCTCCATCCTGAAGAAACACAAAGATTTGAAGAAGCTTGACATAACTTGTTGTCGCAAGATAACTGatgtttctatttcaaatcTTACCAACTCTTGTACCAGCCTAACTTCTCTAAAAATGGAGTCTTGCTCCTTAGTAAGCAGAGAAGGATTTATCCTGATTGGACGAGGATGTCATTTGCTTGAGGAGCTTGATTTAACTGACAACGAAATCGATAATGAAG GTTTGAGATCATTATCTAGGTGTTCAAAGCTCTCCATCTTAAAGCTTGGAATTTGTCTGAATCTTAATGACGAGGGACTTGGCCATATCGGCACGTGCTGCTCCAAGCTTTTGGAGCTAGATTTATACAG GTGTGCAGGAATTACTGATTCTGGCCTTTTGGCAATCATCCATGGTTGCCCTGATCttgaaatgataaatatagCATATTGTCGGGACATCACCGACAAGTCATTTTCATCTCTTCGTAAGTGCTCAAGGCTAAAGACAATAGAAGCTCGTGGATGCCCACTTATAACATCTTTTGGCTTAGCTGAAGCTGTGGCAGGATGCAAGTTACTGAGGCGACTAGACTTAAAAAAGTGTTGCAATGTTGATGATGCTGGCATGATCCCTCTTGCTCATTTCTCTCAAAACCTCAGACAG ATAAATTTGTCTTATAGCTCGGTTACTGATCTGGGACTTCTGTCTCTCGCCAGCCTTGGCTGCCTTCAGCATTTGACTGTATTGCATACAAACAGATTAACTCCAAGTGGAGTTGCAGCTGCCTTGTTGGCAAATAGTTCTCTAACAAAAGTGAAGCTTCATGCACTGTTTCAAGCTCTGCTACCCGAACGTCTTCTTAAGCACTTGGAAGTCCGGGGATGCACATTCGAgtggagagagaaaatatttcaG GCTGAGTTGGACCCTAAGTGCTGGAAAATGCAATTGGAAGATGAGATGCAAATTGTCTTCTAG